The Candidatus Palauibacter australiensis genome contains a region encoding:
- a CDS encoding response regulator transcription factor, which produces MRVLLVDDHTVVRAGLRALLETTGRIDMVGEASSGEEAVTKARAMEPDVVVMDLAMPGMDGIEATRRIAELGLETKILVLTIHCEDEFLLPALEAGAAGFLNKSAADVDLIGAIEAVARGHSYLPQRASALIARQQKQSSEGGGPGPEVLSTRERTVIELCAQGYSAPESADAMRIRTKTVEGYIARAKSKLGLKNRRDIIRFALDHGLLGTERKR; this is translated from the coding sequence ATGAGGGTGCTGCTTGTAGACGACCACACGGTGGTGCGCGCGGGTCTAAGGGCATTGCTCGAAACAACCGGCCGGATCGATATGGTGGGCGAAGCTTCGTCCGGGGAGGAGGCCGTGACGAAGGCGCGGGCAATGGAGCCGGACGTTGTGGTCATGGATCTGGCGATGCCGGGAATGGACGGCATCGAAGCGACCCGGCGTATCGCCGAGCTCGGCCTTGAAACGAAGATCCTGGTTCTCACGATCCACTGCGAAGACGAGTTCCTCTTGCCCGCCCTCGAAGCGGGAGCAGCAGGCTTCCTGAACAAGTCGGCCGCCGATGTCGATCTCATCGGAGCCATCGAGGCCGTGGCGCGCGGCCACTCGTACCTGCCCCAGCGAGCGTCAGCACTTATCGCGCGTCAGCAGAAGCAAAGCTCCGAGGGCGGCGGCCCGGGACCGGAGGTGCTTTCGACCCGGGAGCGCACGGTGATCGAACTATGCGCGCAGGGGTATTCGGCTCCGGAATCGGCGGACGCGATGCGCATCAGGACTAAGACCGTCGAGGGCTACATCGCCCGGGCCAAGTCGAAGCTGGGCCTCAAGAACCGGCGCGACATCATCCGTTTCGCCCTCGATCACGGCCTCTTGGGGACCGAACGGAAGCGGTAG